In a single window of the uncultured Dysgonomonas sp. genome:
- the ligA gene encoding NAD-dependent DNA ligase LigA, whose amino-acid sequence MDHIKQQIDALREELNKHNYDYYVLSSPTISDFEFDKKLKELSELETLHPEYFDANSPTQRVGSDINKSFRQVIHRYPMLSLGNTYTEAEVTDFYNRVQKGLNDEFEIVCELKYDGTSISLTYVNGELTQAITRGDGVQGDDVTANVRTIRSIPLRLHGNDYPVEFEIRGEILMPWSVFEDLNKERAEQEEALFANPRNAGSGTLKQQDPKIVAARKLDSYLYYMLGENLPTDGHYENLMKAKEWGFKISDATKKCKTLDEIFAYIHYWDIERKNLPVATDGIVLKVNSLAQQRNLGYTSKFPRWAIAFKFQAEKAVTTLESVSYQVGRTGAVTPVANLKPVKLSGTTVKRASLYNEDYINLLDLHINDQVYVEKGGEIIPKITGVDTTKRGIFDEKVEFTKNCPECGTPLVKDDGEAIYYCPNDISCPPQIKGRIEHFLTRKAMNIAGGSETVEHLYNARLIHNIADLYTLKWQDVSRLERWAEKSARNLVDSIHASVSVPYARVLYALGIRYVGETVAKKLALAFPNIDALMAASAEELVQVDEIGDRIAQSIVRYFGEISNVEVVNKLREFGIQFELSEDIVSQRTEKLKGLSIVISGTFEKHSRDEYKAMIEQNGGKNSGSISSKTNYILGGDNMGPAKLEKAESLGVPVISEEVFLEMIK is encoded by the coding sequence ATGGACCATATAAAACAGCAGATAGATGCTCTCAGGGAAGAGCTGAATAAACATAATTACGACTATTACGTACTGTCTTCACCTACAATATCTGATTTCGAATTTGATAAAAAATTAAAGGAATTATCTGAGTTGGAAACCCTGCATCCGGAGTATTTCGATGCTAATTCCCCGACTCAGCGTGTAGGTAGCGATATCAATAAATCATTCAGACAGGTGATACACAGATATCCTATGCTTTCACTTGGGAATACTTATACCGAAGCCGAAGTGACAGATTTTTACAACCGTGTGCAAAAAGGGCTGAATGATGAGTTTGAAATAGTTTGCGAGCTCAAATATGACGGAACATCCATATCCCTGACATATGTAAACGGCGAACTGACACAGGCGATAACCCGTGGCGACGGCGTACAGGGAGATGACGTAACGGCTAATGTGCGTACGATTCGCAGTATTCCATTGCGTTTGCATGGTAATGATTACCCTGTCGAATTTGAAATACGCGGCGAGATACTGATGCCATGGTCTGTATTCGAAGACTTGAATAAAGAAAGGGCAGAGCAGGAAGAGGCGCTTTTTGCCAATCCGCGTAACGCAGGCTCGGGTACGCTCAAGCAACAAGATCCCAAAATTGTAGCTGCGCGGAAGCTCGATTCTTACCTTTATTATATGCTGGGAGAGAATTTGCCGACTGATGGACATTACGAAAACCTGATGAAAGCAAAAGAATGGGGTTTTAAAATATCAGATGCAACAAAAAAATGTAAGACGCTGGACGAGATATTTGCTTATATACATTACTGGGATATAGAGCGCAAAAATCTGCCTGTAGCTACCGACGGGATCGTATTGAAAGTGAATTCGCTGGCGCAGCAACGAAATTTAGGCTATACCTCAAAATTTCCGCGTTGGGCAATAGCATTCAAGTTTCAGGCCGAAAAGGCGGTGACCACCTTGGAATCTGTCTCTTATCAGGTGGGTAGGACGGGGGCTGTAACTCCTGTAGCCAATCTGAAGCCTGTGAAACTGTCCGGAACCACAGTCAAGCGTGCTTCTCTCTACAATGAAGACTATATAAATCTGCTCGATTTACATATCAACGATCAGGTGTATGTTGAAAAAGGCGGTGAAATCATACCTAAAATAACCGGGGTAGATACTACCAAAAGAGGAATCTTCGATGAAAAGGTAGAGTTTACTAAAAACTGTCCTGAATGTGGTACTCCTTTAGTGAAAGATGATGGAGAGGCAATTTATTACTGCCCCAATGACATATCATGCCCGCCTCAGATAAAAGGCCGTATAGAGCATTTCCTTACCCGCAAGGCGATGAATATAGCCGGAGGATCGGAAACTGTAGAGCATTTGTACAATGCACGTCTTATACATAATATTGCAGACCTGTACACGTTGAAATGGCAGGATGTATCCCGTCTTGAACGCTGGGCCGAAAAAAGTGCAAGAAACCTTGTAGATAGTATTCATGCATCCGTTTCGGTACCTTATGCCCGTGTTCTTTATGCTTTGGGTATCCGTTATGTAGGAGAAACTGTGGCTAAAAAGCTGGCACTTGCATTTCCTAATATAGATGCGCTTATGGCAGCCTCGGCAGAAGAACTGGTGCAAGTGGACGAAATAGGTGACAGGATAGCGCAAAGCATTGTCAGGTATTTCGGCGAAATAAGCAATGTGGAAGTGGTAAATAAACTGAGAGAGTTTGGCATACAATTTGAACTTAGTGAGGATATCGTTTCTCAGCGAACAGAGAAGTTGAAAGGCTTGTCGATTGTTATCAGCGGCACCTTCGAAAAACATTCACGGGATGAATACAAAGCCATGATAGAACAAAACGGAGGAAAGAACAGTGGTTCTATTTCTTCAAAAACAAATTACATACTCGGCGGTGATAATATGGGCCCGGCTAAACTGGAAAAAGCTGAAAGCCTGGGAGTACCTGTTATAAGCGAAGAAGTATTTCTGGAAATGATAAAATAA
- a CDS encoding tyrosine-type recombinase/integrase, whose product MQQNQMLQAEIKRLKEELRVSGATIYQQRRTISEQAKNIRELNKKTIRLLEKDKIVLNKDKVTFMQAFGMKCTEKSILTYLEQFLATQPTWDNLNTDNLQRFSMWLRKSAKNKRGELFNDSTVCTYIARLKVVIKYGYQNSNDASTAIKSARPAKKKKIWLRPSDLRKLVEYVPLSDEEAKVKQTALICAITGCRVSDTLEIKQGNIDGNTLHYTPIKTKNQQCYVKLSDEAVGFLKSLISDSPEQDYSDSNVVLKTIFRNLGMTNKVEIGTPNKPELVEFCDAIHFHSFRHSFATIRYRYSDWTEREIADAMGHSSFNQTFESYICDKSTVTTSEKEANQDSLFV is encoded by the coding sequence ATGCAGCAGAATCAAATGCTACAGGCTGAAATAAAGCGACTGAAGGAAGAATTGCGTGTAAGTGGAGCAACTATATACCAGCAACGTAGAACAATCTCAGAACAAGCTAAAAACATCCGAGAGCTTAATAAAAAGACTATAAGACTGCTTGAAAAGGATAAGATTGTATTGAATAAGGATAAGGTTACTTTTATGCAAGCGTTTGGTATGAAATGCACCGAGAAATCTATTCTGACCTATTTAGAGCAGTTCTTAGCCACTCAACCTACATGGGATAACCTCAATACGGATAACCTGCAACGGTTCAGTATGTGGCTCCGAAAGAGTGCTAAAAATAAACGTGGTGAGTTGTTTAATGACAGCACGGTCTGTACCTATATTGCACGGTTAAAAGTCGTTATTAAGTACGGTTATCAGAATAGTAACGATGCTTCAACCGCTATCAAATCGGCTCGCCCAGCTAAGAAGAAAAAGATTTGGCTACGTCCTTCTGATTTGCGTAAGTTGGTCGAGTATGTACCTTTGAGTGATGAAGAAGCAAAAGTTAAACAAACCGCTTTAATATGTGCCATCACAGGTTGCCGTGTGTCTGATACATTAGAAATCAAACAAGGCAATATTGACGGAAACACGCTACATTATACGCCAATTAAGACAAAGAATCAGCAATGTTACGTAAAGTTGTCTGATGAAGCCGTAGGGTTTCTTAAATCGCTTATATCGGATAGTCCAGAACAAGACTATTCGGATAGTAATGTTGTGCTAAAAACTATTTTCCGAAATTTGGGTATGACAAATAAAGTGGAGATAGGCACACCCAATAAACCTGAGTTGGTTGAGTTCTGTGATGCTATACATTTCCATTCATTTCGGCACAGTTTCGCAACAATTCGTTATCGTTATTCTGATTGGACTGAGCGTGAGATAGCAGATGCAATGGGGCATAGTAGCTTCAATCAGACATTCGAGTCTTACATCTGTGATAAATCAACCGTGACTACTAGTGAAAAAGAGGCAAATCAAGACAGTTTATTCGTTTAA
- the galK gene encoding galactokinase, protein MELKPIQEKFKSLYGTDGVTYTSPGRINLIGEHTDYNGGFVLPGAIDKAMYCVIKPNGTPDRIRAYAMDLSEMDEFGLDDIPIKQWGKYIFGVCNEMIKRGKKVEGFDCVFAGDVPLGAGMSSSAALESCFGFAINDMYNLGFDRFELALIGQATEHNYVGVKCGIMDQFASCFGKEGSLIRLDCRSLEYEYVPFNPVGYRLVLLNTCVAHELASSAYNKRRESCENAASYIRKYHPEVELLRDATLDMLKEVANEVSAEDYMRAEFVIEEIQRLQDACEALKKGDYETVGKKMYETHIGLSRKYEVSCEELDFLNDVARQCGVTGSRVMGGGFGGCTINLVKNELHDSFIKRASEAYEQKFKIKPKVYDVVIKDGARKL, encoded by the coding sequence ATGGAATTGAAACCAATCCAAGAAAAATTTAAATCTCTTTACGGGACTGATGGTGTAACATATACATCGCCCGGACGTATCAATCTTATCGGAGAACATACAGACTACAATGGTGGTTTCGTATTACCCGGAGCAATAGATAAAGCTATGTATTGCGTGATTAAACCGAATGGTACACCGGATCGCATCAGGGCATACGCTATGGACTTGTCCGAAATGGACGAATTCGGACTGGATGATATTCCAATCAAACAGTGGGGTAAATACATATTCGGAGTATGTAATGAAATGATCAAGCGTGGAAAGAAAGTTGAAGGTTTCGACTGTGTGTTCGCAGGCGATGTACCTCTGGGTGCAGGTATGTCTTCTTCTGCTGCTTTGGAAAGCTGCTTTGGTTTTGCAATCAACGATATGTATAACCTTGGTTTCGACCGTTTCGAACTTGCATTGATAGGTCAGGCTACTGAGCATAACTATGTAGGTGTGAAATGCGGAATTATGGATCAGTTTGCTTCATGTTTTGGTAAAGAAGGGTCGCTTATCCGTCTCGATTGTCGTTCCCTGGAATACGAATATGTTCCATTCAATCCGGTAGGATACCGTCTTGTATTGCTTAATACTTGTGTGGCTCACGAATTGGCATCTTCGGCTTATAACAAGCGTCGTGAATCGTGCGAAAATGCAGCTTCTTACATCCGTAAATATCATCCCGAAGTAGAATTGCTTCGCGATGCGACACTGGATATGCTGAAAGAAGTGGCAAATGAAGTCAGCGCAGAGGATTATATGCGTGCTGAATTCGTAATTGAAGAAATACAACGTTTGCAGGATGCTTGTGAAGCACTGAAAAAAGGCGATTACGAAACTGTAGGTAAGAAGATGTATGAAACTCATATCGGATTGAGCCGTAAATACGAAGTAAGTTGCGAAGAACTAGACTTCCTGAACGATGTAGCACGCCAATGTGGTGTAACAGGCTCACGTGTGATGGGAGGTGGTTTTGGAGGCTGTACTATCAACCTTGTGAAGAATGAGTTGCACGATAGCTTTATCAAGCGTGCGAGCGAAGCTTATGAGCAAAAGTTCAAAATCAAGCCTAAAGTATATGATGTCGTAATCAAAGACGGCGCAAGAAAACTTTAA
- the dapA gene encoding 4-hydroxy-tetrahydrodipicolinate synthase has translation MPRINLRGMGVALITPFKDDESVDYDALLRLVDYQLQNGTDYLVVLGTTAETPTLTEDEKKQIVELVVSRVNGHIPVILGEGGNNTRAIVEKLKKNNYTGLDGILSVVPYYNKPSQEGIYQHYKAIAEASPLPVISYNVPGRTGVNMTADTTLRIANDFPNIVAVKEASGNMSQMDEIIKRKPENFDVISGDDGVTFPLITLGAIGVISVIGNAFPKEFSRMTRLALEGDYNSALTIHHSFNELFNLLFVDGNPAGVKCMLNMMGYIENKLRLPLVPTRITTYEQIRNVLIELNIKC, from the coding sequence ATGCCTAGAATAAATCTCAGAGGAATGGGAGTTGCATTGATAACTCCTTTTAAAGACGATGAAAGTGTGGATTACGATGCACTGCTTCGCCTTGTCGATTACCAACTGCAAAATGGTACTGATTATCTTGTGGTGCTGGGAACTACAGCCGAAACCCCTACACTGACCGAAGATGAAAAGAAACAGATTGTAGAACTGGTAGTGAGCCGTGTGAATGGCCATATTCCTGTTATTCTGGGTGAAGGTGGTAATAATACGCGTGCTATTGTTGAGAAACTAAAGAAGAACAACTATACAGGTCTCGATGGTATTCTTTCCGTTGTGCCATACTATAATAAGCCTTCTCAGGAAGGTATTTATCAGCATTATAAGGCAATAGCAGAAGCTTCGCCCCTACCTGTTATATCATATAATGTACCGGGTCGAACGGGGGTGAATATGACTGCCGATACGACATTGCGTATAGCCAATGATTTTCCGAATATAGTTGCCGTGAAAGAGGCTTCGGGTAATATGAGCCAGATGGACGAAATCATCAAGCGTAAACCCGAGAACTTCGACGTTATATCGGGAGATGACGGGGTTACCTTTCCTTTGATAACCTTAGGTGCTATAGGAGTTATTTCTGTTATAGGAAATGCATTTCCTAAAGAGTTTAGCCGGATGACGCGCCTTGCTCTTGAGGGTGATTATAATAGTGCCCTTACAATACATCATAGCTTCAACGAATTATTCAATCTGCTTTTTGTGGATGGTAATCCGGCAGGAGTGAAATGTATGCTGAATATGATGGGATATATTGAAAATAAACTGCGCTTGCCTCTTGTGCCTACTCGTATTACCACATATGAGCAAATAAGAAATGTTCTTATAGAGCTGAATATCAAGTGCTGA